A stretch of Lactuca sativa cultivar Salinas chromosome 6, Lsat_Salinas_v11, whole genome shotgun sequence DNA encodes these proteins:
- the LOC111915794 gene encoding uncharacterized protein LOC111915794: MVVIKRFTEAYSKGKPGFLETQEKGSKEKQIPGTNITHEGINKERIISIQTTRFKQIENLLENDCSENPIDPNRTKGWMKASTKLIDPKTVIREKPMVYSLQEREEFSKQIKELLDMRLIIE, translated from the coding sequence ATGGTAGTTATAAAAAGGTTTACAGAGGCCTATAGCAAAGGAAAACCAGGTTTTCTTGAAACTCAAGAAAAAGGttctaaagaaaaacaaattccaGGTACTAATATAACCCATGAAGGGATTAATAAAGAGAGGATTATTTCTATTCAAACGACCAGGTTCAAACAGATCGAGAATCTTCTTGAAAACGATTGTTCTGAAAATCCTATTGATCCAAATAGAACCAAAGGATGGATGAAAGCTTCAACTAAGCTTATTGATCCCAAAACGGTTATTAGAGAAAAACCTATGGTTTACTCTCTACAAGAAAGAGAAGAATTTTCCAAACAAATCAAGGAATTACTTGATATGAGACTAATTATAGAATGA